A stretch of DNA from Thiohalorhabdus sp. Cl-TMA:
ATGCCCCGGCGGGCGTAGTGCATCTGGGTGACGTTGGCGCCGTCCGTGGCGCGGCGCGGCGTGCGCAGGTGCTCGAAGCGCAGCCCGGCGGTGGCCGGATCCTCGCGGCGCTCCCGGCCGAAGGCGGAGGTAGGGCCGTCCAGCGCTTCGCTGTCGGCCCGCTCGGCGATCCAGCCGGCGCGCACGTCGGGCAGGCCGCGGCGCAAGTCGATGTCCGCCTCCGGATCCGTGTAGGGGCCGGCGGTGTCGTAGACGGTGATCGGCGGATTGTCCTCGGCGCCGAACTGCGTGGAGGTGGGCGACTGGGCGATCTCACGCATGGGCACGCGCAGGTCCGGGCGGCTGCCCGTCACGTGGATCTTCCGGCTGCCGGCGAACGGCCGGCGGACCTCGTCCGCCACGCGGGTGGCGCCTTCCTGGACGGCTTGCGTCTGGGTGCTCATCTTTGCTTCCTCCCCCGGCCGAACCGCCGGTGGCTCGAAAAGGCGAATTCAGGTTCGGAGGAGGCGAGACGGCAAGGGGCGGGCGGGAGTCGGCAAAGGATGGACAGAAGGCAGGGGCCCACGACGGACGCCCACGCACAGCCGAACGGATGCCGCACTCTTCCTGCGCCGGTATTACCCGGTTCAGGTTCCAAGGGTCGTCCCGCCCAACGGGACCTCTCAGCCGTTCCCGGCTCCCCCGAGTGGTAACTGCCCATGTTGCCCCAGCCACCACTCCCAAGCAAGTAGGGGCGCTTACAGAGGTATAACCACGGAGTATACGGAGGCTGGCCACCAAGGTGGTCAGGGGATTGTTTGTGCGGCCCGATGGCTTTGCCCAGAGGCCGAGCTGTCGTTGCGGGAGTGGCTTTCAGCCGCGACTTATTTGCCGCTTCGGGGCGTCGCGACCGGAGGTCGCTCCCACAATGGATTTCTGCCCCGGAGGGCAGTCCGGAGCCCAGAATGGACAAAGCCCTGCGCGCTCCGTGCACTTCGTGGTGATTCGCCGATTGTAGAAGCTGGAATTCACGGGTGCGCAGCGGACGAGCCTGGCATATCGGCCCCGTGGCCCTCCCCCGAGCCGCCGCCCGGGAGGTCGGCCACCAGCGCCCGGTCGATGTCCTCAAAGCGCCGGATTTCGCCACCGTGGTCCGCGCGGAAGGCCTCGGCGGCGGACCGCCCGGCGAAGGAGGCCAGGGTCGGCCCCATGGCGCCGCGGCGGTCGCTCCCCACCACGTAAAAGGCCTCCCGGGCGGGTATCCAGGCGGGGTCCGTTTTGTTGGGCCGGTCCCAGGGGGTCACCCCCATGTCGTTCACGTAAAGCGCCCGGATGCGGTGGGCACGGGGACTGTCCCCCTCCAGCAGGTAGGCGAAGAAGTCCCGGGTGGAGCAGAAATGCCTCGGCTCCGATTTGCCCTTCAGGAAGAGCTGGGCCTTGGGGCCCGGGTAGTCCACCACGGTCATCCCGCATACGGCGCAGGCGGCGGAGCGGTCCGGGGCTTCCGGATCCGGAGCGGCCGTTCGCTGTCCCCCGCCGCTGCAGGCGAGCAGGAGCAGGGCCACGGAGAGGGCGGCAAAAAGGTTTCGCGTCATGGAACGGCCTCCTAAGCGGCCTCGCCGCGATTGAACAGCCACGCCGCCAGGGCCAGCGGTGCGACCACCCAGGCGGCCAGCGCCGCGAGTAGCAGGGTGCGGGAAAAGAGGGCCTCCGGTACAACCGAGACCAGTCCCGAGCTGCGGGCCACCGCGTCGAATCCCGCTAGGTTGATCAGGCGGTAGACGTCGGCCGGATTGAGCAGAAGCAGGTAGGGAAAGACACCGCCGCCCACCGCGCCCTCGGTGGCCACCAGCAGGCCCAGCAGGACCAGGTCGAAGAACAGCGCGAAGGCGAACCAGAGCAGCAGCGCCATGCCGGCGGCCCGGGTCTTTTCCGCCGCCGCCGCGGAGACCACGTAGGCAAGGCTCTGGAAGGCCAGGGCCAGCAGGATGGAGGTGGCGACGAACAGGCCGAAGGCCTCCCAGGCCTCCGGTCCCCCCGCTTCGGGGCTGAGCATCGCCAGGAGTCCTCCGGCCACGCTGAATCCCAGCAGGATGGAGAGGGTCAGGATGGCCGCCTGGCCGAGGAACTTGCCCACGAAGATCTGCCAGCGCTGCACCGGATAGCCGAGCAGCAGGAGTAGGGTGCCCTGCTCGCGCTCGCCGACGATGGCGCCGTAGCAGAGCACCAGGGCGATCAGCGGGATCAGGTAGATGGCCAGGCTGGTGAGGCTGGCGATGGTCACGCCCATGGGCGTGAAGCCCACGCGGCCGCTGGGGGCCGCGCCGAAGTAGGCGAGGGCCAGGGCGAGCACGGCGAGGGCCACGGACACGGCCAGCACCCACCGGTTGCGGACGCCGTCGCGGAATTCCTTCCGGGCCAGGGCGAGGGTGGGGGTCATTGCATAATCCCGGGCTTGGGCTGGTCACTTTTACGTGGAAGGCGGTCTTGGTGGGGGCGACCTCCGGTGGTGGCGGGGAGGCTGCCCGAGAATGTCGCGACCGGGAGGCCGCCCCCACAGGCCCTTGTCCGCGCCAAAGGCCCGGAAAGGGCGAGGGTCGCTTGCCCGGCATCGGTCCCCCGGTTCGCCATCAGCCGGCCCCTTCCCCGGCCAGGCCGAAATGGCTGTAGATGTCCGCCAGGGAAGGCGGCGCCACCTCCACATCGGAGACCGTTTCGGTGGCGGTTACCCGCTCCAGGACGGTGAGCTTCTGCGCCTCGCCGCAGGTTACCCGCAGGCCGTCCCCGTCGCCCTCTGCGCCCACGTTCTCCAGGGCGTTCAGCGTATCGCGAAGGCCGCCCAGGTCCCGGCCACGGACGCGGATGCGGATCCGCAGCCCGGCGCGCTGCCGGAGGGCGCGCAGGTTCCCCTCCGCCAGCAGGCGGCCATGACCGAGAATGGCCAGGGTGTCGGCGCGCTCCTCGATCTCGGCGAGGATATGGGAGGACAGGATGATGGTGGCGCCGCGGGAGCGAAGCTCTTCCAGCCGGGCGTAGAATTCCTCCGTGGCCTGGGGGTCCAGGCCCACAGTGGGCTCGTCCAGCAGGAGCATATCGGGCTCGCCCAGCAGCGCCTGCGCCAGTCCCAGGCGCTGCCGCATGCCCTTGGAATAGGTGCGTACCTTGCGGTCGCCTGCCCGCTCCAGGCCCACCCCCGCCAGCACCTCCCGGCACCGGCGACGGCCCACGCCCTTGAGGTCGGCGAAGAAGCCCAGCACCTCCGCGCCGGTGAGCTGGTCGTAGAAGGCCACGTTCTCCGGCAGGTAGCCTACCCGGCGGCGGGTCTGGGCACCCTCGGCGCCGCGGGGCTCCCGTCCCAGCAGCCGCACCCGTCCGGTGGTGGGCGTGAGGATGCCGAGGAGCATCTTCATCACCGTGGTCTTGCCCGCGGCGTTATGCCCGATCAGCCCCAGGATCCGGCCCTTCGGCACGTGCAGGTCCAGCTCGCGAACGGCCTCCGTATCGCCGAACCGCTTGCTCACCCCGGCCAGCTCGGCGGCCACGGCCTCCGTGCCCTCTTCAAAGCTCATGAACCGATCCCTTGCGGATCCATCAGGGGATGGCGGTCCGTGACGCCCGGATTGCGCAGGGCCGGGAACTGCCGCTGGATCCAGCGCAGGGTCTGCACCGCCGGGCTCTTGAGCAGGATGCGCGCCAGCGGGTATTTCCAGACGAGCCGGTCCACCACGTCGTTGGGGCGGTAGGGAATGTCGCCCACGCCGTCACCGTTCGTGTCCCAGCCCATGTAATCGCTCCAGTAATTGCCGCGGCCGTCCAGGGACCACTCCTGCTCCCGGTTGCCCACGTATTTCACCTGGTTGCGGGAGTGCAGGAAGGCGTTGCGGTGGATCCGGTTATGGAAGGAGCCCGCCGTGAGGTGAATGCCCACCTCGCAGCCCTTGAAGCGGTTTTGATGCAGGTCGTTGTACTGGGCGTT
This window harbors:
- a CDS encoding nitrous oxide reductase accessory protein NosL, with product MTRNLFAALSVALLLLACSGGGQRTAAPDPEAPDRSAACAVCGMTVVDYPGPKAQLFLKGKSEPRHFCSTRDFFAYLLEGDSPRAHRIRALYVNDMGVTPWDRPNKTDPAWIPAREAFYVVGSDRRGAMGPTLASFAGRSAAEAFRADHGGEIRRFEDIDRALVADLPGGGSGEGHGADMPGSSAAHP
- a CDS encoding ABC transporter ATP-binding protein, with protein sequence MSFEEGTEAVAAELAGVSKRFGDTEAVRELDLHVPKGRILGLIGHNAAGKTTVMKMLLGILTPTTGRVRLLGREPRGAEGAQTRRRVGYLPENVAFYDQLTGAEVLGFFADLKGVGRRRCREVLAGVGLERAGDRKVRTYSKGMRQRLGLAQALLGEPDMLLLDEPTVGLDPQATEEFYARLEELRSRGATIILSSHILAEIEERADTLAILGHGRLLAEGNLRALRQRAGLRIRIRVRGRDLGGLRDTLNALENVGAEGDGDGLRVTCGEAQKLTVLERVTATETVSDVEVAPPSLADIYSHFGLAGEGAG
- a CDS encoding ABC transporter permease; the protein is MTPTLALARKEFRDGVRNRWVLAVSVALAVLALALAYFGAAPSGRVGFTPMGVTIASLTSLAIYLIPLIALVLCYGAIVGEREQGTLLLLLGYPVQRWQIFVGKFLGQAAILTLSILLGFSVAGGLLAMLSPEAGGPEAWEAFGLFVATSILLALAFQSLAYVVSAAAAEKTRAAGMALLLWFAFALFFDLVLLGLLVATEGAVGGGVFPYLLLLNPADVYRLINLAGFDAVARSSGLVSVVPEALFSRTLLLAALAAWVVAPLALAAWLFNRGEAA